In the genome of Cryptomeria japonica chromosome 8, Sugi_1.0, whole genome shotgun sequence, one region contains:
- the LOC131857914 gene encoding probable leucine-rich repeat receptor-like protein kinase At1g35710 — protein MARSTARFLLLITLIVIPLFLLPFCCGCFHTERDALLQFKAAINYSSHSYYYFSTNLSSWEKGGDCCLWDGISCHNTTRHVVSLEIYGDGDGDGGVISESLCTLTSLATIRLTYMVLTGTLPPCLAKLSSLAVLDLSSNNLEGETVLTTLCLLSNLTVVNLDSNQLNGTLPSCLSSLSSLIELHLSGNGLSGNIPLSSSLSVLDLSSNNLEGETVLTTLCLLSNLTVVNLGYNQLNGSLPSCLSSLSSLIELHLSGNGLSGNIPLSSSLAVLDLEDNGLEDETVLSTICLLSNLSVVDLSGNQLNGSLPSCVGNLSSLKELHLSGNGLSGNIPLSSSLAALDLSSNNFEGETALSNICLLSNLSEIDLSTNQLNGSLPSCLGNLSSLIILDIHGNHLSGNIPYSLGKMSSLKYFDVYNNSLSGSIPDSFGNLSSLKALYLYDNQLNGTIPSSFSRLSSLTDLYADGNAFNQSIASSVLPSSIEGLSLSLDGQHMISEAFLHNLSKLDNLYLSNCEVNISSTWIPSFQLGSLFMTSCKVDGQIPLWISTQFSLLELELPDNNLVGEIPSWLFDMNIQYINLTANHLEGRLLLNSSARNSLVVLDVSRNALSGQIPSIWPPNIEALLLNENFLTGNIPQQLQGFCLLEIVNLANNHLNGIIPPSLANCSKLQNLNLGDNHLRGMIPYEFSKLSELQSLLIKNNQLNGSLSPSISNCTALHLLDVGQNFFKGQIPKSIGNLTELKVLAMRKNHFEGNIPAEIGQLKNLQILDLSSNQLSGVIPYSIFSLQAMLVEIHQEFSEVHLGIRTQSLGILYTYKIGLTMNSKGRDEHYTYIFPTMMAIDLSNNHLNGDLPSDVGKLKGLKLLNLSMNNFSGVIPNSIVQLIWLESLDLSANNFSGQIPPDLGSLSYLGALDFSNNHLSGCIPQGGHMTTFNKSSYSGNPDLWCCPLPKKCSWPEFAPSPPPISTSINEEEQSEESVGYDIGVGLSYVAGFTTVLVFIVLKKKYFEGVDSVLKIFFPWLHNLTL, from the coding sequence ATGGCGCGCAGTACAGCTAGGTTCTTGTTGTTGATTACTCTTATAGTTATTCCCCTCTTTCTCCTCCCCTTCTGCTGTGGATGTTTTCACACCGAACGGGATGCCCTCCTTCAATTCAAAGCTGCCATAAATTACTCTTCTCATTCCTATTATTATTTTTCTACCAATCTGAGCTCGTGGGAGAAGGGAGGAGATTGCTGTCTCTGGGATGGCATTTCCTGTCATAACACAACCCGTCATGTTGTCAGTCTTGAAATatacggtgatggtgatggtgatggcggcGTCATATCTGAGAGCTTGTGCACCCTCACTTCTCTTGCAACCATACGCCTAACCTACATGGTATTAACAGGTACTCTTCCTCCGTGCTTGGCAAAACTCTCTTCTCTTGCTGTCCTTGATTTGTCCTCTAACAATTTGGAAGGTGAAACTGTCCTCACTACTCTTTGTCTGCTCAGCAACCTTACTGTGGTTAATCTTGATTCCAACCAACTCAATGGGACCTTGCCATCCTGCCTGAGTAGTCTCTCTTCACTCATAGAACTGCATCTATCTGGTAATGGGTTGAGTGGGAATATTCCATTGTCTTCTTCCCTTTCTGTACTTGATTTGTCCTCTAACAATTTGGAAGGTGAAACTGTCCTCACTACTCTTTGTCTGCTCAGCAACCTTACTGTGGTTAATCTTGGTTACAACCAACTCAATGGGAGCTTGCCATCCTGCCTGAGTAGTCTCTCTTCACTCATAGAACTGCATCTATCTGGTAATGGGTTGAGTGGGAATATTCCATTGTCTTCTTCACTTGCAGTCCTTGATTTAGAAGATAACGGTTTAGAAGATGAAACTGTCCTCAGTACTATTTGTCTGCTCAGCAACCTTAGTGTTGTTGACCTTTCTGGCAACCAGCTGAATGGAAGCTTACCATCCTGTGTCGGTAATCTCTCTTCACTCAAAGAACTGCATCTATCTGGTAATGGGTTGAGTGGGAATATTCCATTGTCTTCTTCCCTTGCTGCACTTGATTTGTCCTCTAACAATTTCGAAGGTGAAACTGCCCTCAGTAATATTTGTCTGCTCAGCAACCTTAGTGAGATTGACCTTTCTACCAACCAGTTGAATGGAAGCTTACCATCCTGTTTGGGTAATCTATCTTCTCTAATTATCTTAGATATTCATGGAAATCACTTGAGTGGTAATATTCCATATTCTTTAGGGAAGATGTCCTCACTGaaatattttgatgtttataatAATTCTTTAAGTGGTTCTATCCCAGATTCCTTTGGTAATCTCTCTTCGCTAAAAGCCTTGTACCTATATGACAACCAACTAAATGGAACTATTCCCTCCTCATTTTCAAGACTCTCCTCACTTACTGACCTCTATGCTGATGGGAATGCATTCAACCAGAGTATTGCTTCGTCAGTGCTCCCCTCATCAATTGAAGGTCTTAGTCTCTCACTAGACGGCCAACACATGATTTCAGAGGCTTTTCTTCACAACCTCAGCAAGTTGGATAATTTGTATTTGTCCAATTGTGAAGTTAATATCAGCAGCACCTGGATTCCCTCATTCCAGTTAGGGAGCTTATTTATGACATCATGTAAGGTGGATGGTCAAATCCCGTTGTGGATTTCAACTCAGTTCTCACTTTTAGAGTTGGAATTACCTGACAATAACCTTGTTGGAGAAATTCCATCATGGCTATTTGATATGAATATTCAATACATCAATCTCACAGCAAATCATCTCGAAGGTCGCCTTTTGCTAAATTCATCAGCTAGGAATTCATTGGTAGTCTTGGATGTGTCGAGAAATGCTTTGTCTGGTCAGATACCATCAATTTGGCCTCCTAATATAGAAGCATTGTTGCTCAATGAAAATTTTCTGACAGGAAATATTCCTCAACAATTGCAGGGTTTTTGTTTACTAGAAATTGTAAATCTGGCAAATAACCATTTGAATGGAATCATCCCTCCAAGCTTAGCCAATTGTTCCAAGCTTCAAAATCTGAATTTAGGGGATAATCATTTAAGGGGAATGATTCCGTACGAGTTTAGTAAGCTGAGTGAGCTGCAGTCTCTACTGATAAAGAATAACCAGTTGAATGGATCATTATCTCCCTCCATATCAAATTGCacagcattacatttgttagatgtTGGGCAAAACTTCTTCAAAGGCCAGATTCCAAAGTCAATTGGAAAccttacagagctgaaagtgttagCAATGAGGAAAAATCATTTTGAAGGTAACATCCCTGCAGAAATAGGGCAGTTGAAGAACCTGCAAATCTTGGACCTTTCTTCAAATCAACTTTCAGGTGTGATACCTTACAGCATTTTTAGTTTACAAGCAATGTTGGTAGAAATACATCAGGAATTTTCTGAGGTTCATCTTGGAATACGGACACAGTCCCTTGGGATACTCTACACATATAAGATTGGATTGACTATGAATTCCAAAGGCAGAGACGAGCACTACACATATATTTTCCCCACCATGATGGCCATAGACCTTTCAAACAATCATTTGAATGGGGATCTTCCATCTGATGTAGGAAAATTGAAGGGATTGAAGCTGCTAAACCTTTCCATGAACAATTTCAGTGGTGTTATTCCGAATAGCATTGTACAATTGATTTGGTTGGAATCATTAGACCTCTCTGCAAATAATTTTTCTGGACAAATTCCTCCAGATCTTGGTTCTTTGAGCTATTTGGGAGCCCTTGATTTTTCCAACAATCACCTTTCAGGTTGTATACCACAAGGAGGACACATGACAACATTTAATAAATCATCATATTCAGGCAATCCAGATTTATGGTGTTGTCCACTTCCAAAGAAATGTTCCTGGCCAGAATTTGCTCCTAGTCCCCCTCCCATTTCTACATCTATTAATGAAGAAGAGCAAAGTGAGGAAAGTGTGGGGTATGACATCGGAGTGGGACTGTCATATGTAGCAGGTTTTACAACAGTGTTGGTATTTATTGTGTTGAAAAAGAAATACTTCGAGGGAGTTGATTCAGTTTTAAAAATCTTTTTCCCATGGCTCCACAATTTGACATTGTAA